The genomic DNA CATTATTATTGTCTTTATTTGAAACTCGCATATACGCATTGCTAACCATTCCAAAATTTTGTCTTCTTTCTTCAGCTTCATGAATTGTAACGCCAACTACAAGCTTTGTAATTTCAGGAGAAACTTTTTCTAAATCAACTGTAATTGATTCATCATCTCCTGCGGCATCACCAGTTTTGCTGTCACCAAGATGCTCAACTGCGCCGTCTTTTGATTTAAGATTATTATAAAATATAAAATCTTCGTCGTTTCTAACTTTTCCGTCAGCTTTTAACATAAACATGCTGGCATCTAAGTCAAAAGCAGCTCCATCTGTGGATCTTGCATCCCACCCTAAACCT from Desulfobacterales bacterium includes the following:
- a CDS encoding TerD family protein codes for the protein MAISLSKGGNVSLSKSEPGLKSIVIGLGWDARSTDGAAFDLDASMFMLKADGKVRNDEDFIFYNNLKSKDGAVEHLGDSKTGDAAGDDESITVDLEKVSPEITKLVVGVTIHEAEERRQNFGMVSNAYMRVSNKDNNNEIAKYDLSEDASTETAMLFGEVYRHNTEWKFKAIGQGFQGGLGPMAKSYAVNVG